The following proteins are encoded in a genomic region of Fusarium keratoplasticum isolate Fu6.1 chromosome 9, whole genome shotgun sequence:
- a CDS encoding putative phospholipase, which yields MDPSPTSKMASYFARLSPVPAFPEYTGPYKVGTVDVEIPVSELQAPSPAPEGADNIHTIQYRMFYPAVSESDEKRIGWLPTPQRQHLVAYTKFLGIGPMLAEFLSFLPRHLHYTTIPVHKNATLNDATTENKRWPTIIFSHGLGGSRNSYSYIAGSLASHGIVVICPEHRDGSAVASFIRIPETRNGTVTSNGRIEIPYQKISHDVCPEVYLAREAQLRIRCWEMGLLHEAVLALDRGTPYTNLNRSTPSLDQFVGKLNIHEPGSIIFAGHSFGAATITQFLKSTYYASVPEVAAMEKPLFTPAEGSEIRSQISEKTLTMLLDMWCFPLMAPNSAPLFNLPLPVYADKATAPGGKAILAVESEHFFKWKEHLNAKARILSPDPTAKVVTPQIFERPSGIKMSEPNFFYVVNSAHLNQSDFGILFPWLTKKIFDAEQPERALRLNLRAQLQVLRENNVPIARTYVGDLVDGTSFDKLDKFNEANGDSCKDGINNDQAIFDKSGNNPVGFWRWIDVIGLGDAEDKESGKTAKEKVEEGEQEMKGELDPSEELQGAPPSITGTVSATAA from the exons ATGGATCCTTCACCAACTTCCAAGATGGCCTCGTACTTTGCGCGTCTGAGCCCCGTGCCCGCCTTCCCCGAATACACTGGGCCCTACAAGGTCGGAACtgtcgacgtcgagatcCCTGTCTCAGAGcttcaggctccttctcctgccCCCGAGGGCGCCGACAACATCCACACGATCCAGTATCGCATGTTCTACCCGGCCGTCTCGGAGTCTGATGAGAAGCGCATTGGCTGGCTGCCTACCCCTCAGCGACAACATCTTGTTGCATACACCAAGTTCCTTGGAATTGGCCCCATGCTGGCCGAATTTCTCTC CTTTCTTCCACGACATCTCCATTATACCACGATCCCCGTCCACAAGAACGCGACCCTCAACGATGCGACGACCGAGAACAAGCGATGGCCGACCATAATCTTTTCCCACGGACTGGGCGGAAGCCGAAACTCCTACTCATACATCGCAGGCTCCCTAGCCTCGcacggcatcgtcgtcatctgccCCGAGCACCGCGACGGCAGCGCAGTCGCTTCTTTCATTCGAATCCCCGAGACCCGAAACGGAACCGTCACTTCGAATGGCCGAATCGAGATCCCCTACCAGAAAATCTCCCACGACGTTTGCCCCGAAGTGTATCTCGCCCGCGAGGCCCAGCTTCGAATTCGATGCTGGGAGATGGGATTACTTCACGAAGCTGTTCTTGCGCTTGATCGAGGAACTCCCTACACCAACCTGAACCGATCGACCCCCAGTCTCGACCAATTCGTTGGCAAGCTTAACATTCACGAACCTGGaagcatcatctttgccggCCACAGCTTTGGCGCAGCTACCATCACTCAATTTCTTAAGAGCACGTACTATGCCAGTGTTCCCGAAGTCGccgccatggagaagccTCTCTTCACGCCCGCCGAGGGCAGTGAGATCCGATCACAGATTTCCGAAAAGACGCTTACCATGCTGCTCGACATGTGGTGCTTCCCTCTGATGGCTCCCAACTCGGCGCCACTGTTCAATCTGCCTCTGCCCGTGTATGCCGACAAAGCCACGGCCCCTGGAGGCAAAGCCATTTTGGCCGTCGAATCGGAGCACTTTTTCAAGTGGAAGGAGCATCTTAACGCCAAGGCGCGAATCCTGAGCCCCGACCCTACCGCCAAGGTCGTCACGCCTCAGATCTTTGAACGACCAAGCGGTATCAAGATGTCAGAGCCCAATTTCTTCTACGTCGTCAACTCGGCTCATTTGAACCAATCCGATTTTGGCATCCTCTTCCCGTGGTTGACCAAGAAGATCTTCGACGCTGAACAGCCTGAGCGAGCGCTGCGCCTGAACCTGCGCGCCCAGTTGCAGGTCCTCCGCGAGAACAACGTCCCCATCGCACGCACTTACGTCGGAGATCTCGTGGATGGAACTTCCTTCGATAAGCTCGACAAGTTTAATGAGGCGAACGGCGACTCGTGCAAGGACGGCATCAACAACGATCAAGCCATTTTTGACAAGAGCGGCAACAACCCCGTCGGTTTCTGGCGCTGGATCGACGTTATCGGCCTCGGCGACGCCGAAGACAAGGAGTCAGGCAAGACTGCCAAGGAAAAGGTCGAAGAGGGCGAGCAAGAGATGAAGGGCGAGCTGGACCCTAGCGAGGAACTGCAAGGAGCGCCGCCTTCCATCACCGGCACCGTTAGCGCGACTGCTGCGTAA
- a CDS encoding N-acetyltransferase domain-containing protein, with translation MPLQLREARSDDIHAMRNVYYSAFGDTIIGGHVFMTNIEASDRFWDASFKDELVDSSCQLLVVTNKDTPDSPEEIIAFAKWCLPGASIDDPPPVEAWPSHGELAVDFFGAMTKGHRKYMGDRPHWYLECIGTHKDWRGKGAAGLLMRWGLERADADKLPCFLEATPKGKPVYERFGFRTLGEEVFEWPQGTSVEAYMERDAKMDTVANGEQPGH, from the coding sequence ATGCCGCTTCAGCTACGCGAAGCCCGGTCGGACGACATCCACGCTATGCGCAACGTCTACTACTCCGCCTTTGGGGATACCATTATCGGAGGCCACGTCTTCATGACGAATATTGAAGCTTCGGATCGCTTCTGGGACGCTTCGTTTAAGGACGAGCTTGTGGATTCTTCCTGCCAactcctcgtcgtcaccaACAAGGACACACCTGACTCGCCGGAGGAAATTATCGCTTTTGCAAAATGGTGTCTCCCCGGAGCTTCAATCGATGATCCGCCACCCGTAgaagcttggccaagccaCGGAGAACTCGCCGTCGACTTCTTTGGAGCCATGACAAAAGGACACCGCAAATACATGGGCGACAGGCCACACTGGTACCTCGAGTGTATCGGGACGCACAAGGACTGGAGGGGCAAGGGAGCGGCGGGTTTGCTCATGCGCTGGGGTCTTGAGCGGGCGGACGCAGACAAGCTCCCATGTTTCCTCGAGGCGACTCCGAAGGGGAAGCCAGTTTATGAGAGGTTTGGGTTCAGGACTTTGGGTGAAGAGGTGTTTGAGTGGCCGCAGGGAACATCTGTGGAGGCGTACATGGAGCGTGATGCAAAGATGGACACTGTGGCGAACGGAGAACAACCGGGTCATTAA